GGCACGGGGCGGGTGGGAGCCCATGCCACAGCCCCGGTGTGCGGCGGCGGACGGTGAAGGGGCTTGCGGCACCGGcccccagcccgtggggaagGGGCAGCGAGGGCAGGCGGTGCCGGGAAGGGGCTCCGGCGGGGAGCGGAACGGATTGTCACCAAGTGGGGGCAAGGCACGTCGGGGGGGCAGGGGCGCTctgggggctggggctgcagggacgctgggctctgcccagcacaagcagggtgcaggcagagccagggcagcgCAGGCACCAGCACTGCCCAACTGCCCCGGCCAGCAGCGCACCCAGCCCTGCCGAGGGGCAAAAGAAGAGGGGGCCCGGGgcagcccagcagagcagggTCTGTGCGAGGTGGTCCCTGCCCACACTGGGGGGCTGAGCCTCGGGCACAAGGCAAGGCGCGGCCCTGCCCCATGCTCTCCGGTGCAGGGGGGCTCCTGTCCACGCTGCAGGCAACCACAGCCATGGTGGGAGGGGCAGGCAGCgggcaagcaggcagcagaggctgAGGCCTGGCCATTATTGCTGTTGAAGGGCATGGGTGGAGGCGGACAGGCCCTCGGGAGGTGGTGGGGAGCCAGGACACAGCAGGCCAAGCCAGGGACACGGGCAGAGGCCCGGCAGGTGCCGAgggcagcaggggcagggggatgcCGTGCCGTGGGCTAGGCTCAAGGCACAGCCACTCCTGCCCCGGCCAGCCCAGCCTGAGCAATGACAACCCAGGGACCCCACATGCTGCCCACGCCGGGGGACCTGCATgaccccccagcagcagctgcccacCTCAGGCAGGGGACACGGCTGCCAGTGCAGGGCCAGTGAGCGCCAGGGGCCCCGCTGCCATCAAATACCCCAGCGTAGGGTACAGGATGGACGCGGGGCCAAGAGAGATGGTGCAAGACTGGGACGGTGCCGAGCTGGGGACGGTGCTGGCGGGGCCATGCCCGGCAGCCCAGGCCAGGGCCAAGGGACGATGCCGGCGGGTGGGGAGCCCCGGGCTGCTGTGGTGCAGGAGGGGGATGGGGGCAGAGTCCGGGGCCCCTCGGCCTCACCTGCCCCGGCCCCAcagtgctgggcagggaggagggaggggcgggAGGGCTCATCAAAGGGCACTTTGGTCTCTGATGAAGGCAGTCCTCTCACTGTGGGCCTCGTACTCCTCACCGTCCGACTCGGAGGGGCCCTCTTCCTGCCAGATGTCAGAGGGGAGCCCCTTGTAGGAGATAATCCCGCTGTCCAGAGCATAGACCTTCACACCCCGCAGGCTGAAGCCTGAGCGCGCCTGCAGCACCAGGAAGACGGTGACAAAGATGACGACAATAAGGATGCAGCTGAGACTGGCGATGAGGACAGGCAGGTTGGCTGGAGGGGGGGCCTTGGCCAGCCCCTCGCCGTCTGCCAGGGCAGGGGACGCACGGCTGCTCTGCGTCTGGTGGGAGCAGGAGAGGTCCAGGCTGCTGAAGTGGGAGTGCGCAGGGCAGGTCAGGCACTGGTTGGGGCCGGGCCCCGCGCAAGTGGCGCAGGAGGggtggcagggcaggcagaggtggGGCGCGATGGGCTCCACGCTGTTCTCCAGGTTGTAGTGCGTGCTCTGGACACCGGGTGCAAAGCCAGGAGGGCAGCGCTTCAGGCAGCTCTTCTGGTGCAGGTAGTACCCCTCCTCGCAGACTGTGGGAAAGGCAGGGTCAGCGCATGCAGGGGGAGCCACCTGCACCCCAcacccccgccccctccctgccagccctgcactCACCCACACAGGTCTGGCTGGGGGTCAGGGTCTTGCAGCCGCTGCTCTCCAGCTGGTTGGAGAGGCTGGGGGAGTCAGTGGCCGTCCCGTACAGCACGAGTGTGAACTTGGTCAGTGTGCCTGCAACGACATGGGGTGAGGACCACTGACACACCCGTGGGACCGCCTGTGCTCGGGACAGGCACAGGGAGGGGGCTTGCACTGACCCTGCCACAGGCTGCCCATCACCTGGAAGAGTACCCAACGTGGGACCATGCCCCTGCACAGGGCTGCCcgcagggcaggggggagccagGCCAGCTGTCACAGGGGGCACCTGCTGCCCCAGATCCCCGCAGCCCCAGAGCAGCTGCATCCcctccagcctctccccagccaggTCACTGCAAAGCATCTGAGGTGTCACTGGCTCTGCTCAAGGGGGTTGGGAGGACACTGGGCACCCACTCTGCTCCCATTCCCACCCCGGGCTCGGAGGGAGGCAATGGTGGGGGTGAGGCCAGCCCAGCCCTACCATAGTTGTTGGCGTCGCTGGTGTTCTCGATCTCCAGCACCCATTCCCCAGAGGGGTCCTCGTCCCACGAGTGCGTCGTCATGAAGGCCCAGTCATTGAAGCCATCAGCCGAGAAGTCATGGGGCCTGTACgaggaggggaaagaggtggGTGCCAGCGTCCTGCAAACACCTGGGGCCACCCTGGGGCACCCCGCAGCCCAGCACCTacctggcagccaggagggtGGACCGGGTGCCCATGGGACTGACAAGGTGGATGGCCAAGTCCCCCCGACGGTTGTAGGACAGCGTCAGCCTGGCCTGTGCGTGCTCCAGCCGGCTGATGTAGTTGGCTTTCCCCAGGCAGGCATCCACCTTCCGCCGCACCTCCAGGCGTTTCCCGATGTCCCTGtcaaggacagggaagagtgagcCCAGTCCTAAGCCCTGGGGCATGTGTCagggtgctccagcccctgctgccCACTGCCGGGCTTTGCGGCTGCCCTGGGAACCGGGTGCTGTGTCCCAAGGCAGCTGGAGTGGGAGATGAGGCAATCCcacagcagctggcagcacCTCCTCTCCATTCCCAGACAGggcacaggcagcaggcaggcctGCCCCAGTTCCTAGGCACAGTCGGGTTTGCTCTGCCGAGCACGCGCTGCCTGGTGCCGCCTCCCCAGCTGCCGCTCCATGCCAGCCCTGAATGGGCCCTTTCTTCACCCGCCGCCAGGCCAGCTACACCCTGCACAGTGTGGCCAGGGACTGGATGGGCACGGCCATCCCCATCCCGGTGCTCCTGTGTGGCGTCCCCCTGGCAGTCACCTGCGGCGCAGGCCCTGGTGCCAGCGCAGGATACCGGTTGCAAGAAGCGCCCGCTCTGGACGGGCAGGGGTGGGTCCCAGGGGaccagggcagagcagcaggcacATGCAGGGCCCAGCCCTggcttcctccctgcccagggatgtccccctccctgctgagagcccctggggagcgcCCTGGCCGCACATGAGACTCAGCACACATTGCACTGCAGCAATGGGAGCCAAACAGGAATAAAAGGAGCTTCTGTCTGACCCCTGAAAAGCCCCTCTGTCTGGGGATGACTCGTGCCGGCTGCTCCCAAACCGCAGtgccccagcctgcctgcacccccaCGGCGCCCAacccagcctggccccagcaAGAGCGGGCAGGCTGAGCAGTCGATGTCAGTGCCGGACAGCTGAAGGCGCCCTTCCCGGCTCTCCCCAAGCTCTCACAGGAGGATGGCCTGGGGTCTCGGGGACAGCTCAGCCCTGGATATCGTCCCCAATCCCTGCCTTGGACCCAGAGGCGCTTGGGCTCCTGCGTGGGGCCGTGCACTGGGCGGATGCTGGGCAATGCCCTCCTGGGCTCACCAGCCCTTACTTCGGCTCCGTGAGGACGTCAATGACGCACTTCCTCTGAGGTCCCACCGTGGTCCAGTTCTTGGCCAGGCTCACCATGGCCCCAGCATCCAGCAGGCCGTAGCCATAGGAGTGGCTGACTGTGGACAGAAAGGGGGTCAGTGCCactcctgggggtccctggggggacATGTGCCCGGCCGCACTGCGCAGCTCGCCAGGCCCTCCTGCCTCCTTTGTCCCCCAGGGATGCAAGGGtgctctgccccagcacccccaggctAGCAATGCTTGTGGGAATGGGAGCCCCTGGtccacccccagcaccccggtACCTTTGCGGCCGACGCCGTTGGTGACCCAGTCATTGGCATTGAGGTGAGCTGGCTTTGACGTCTGCACCACCAGGTGCTGCATGTCACGCCAGGTCAGGTTCTTGCTGCAGGGAGACACGGGGCTCAGGCAGCTGCAGCCggctcctcccagccccaggcaggtcCATGCCCAGGTGCCGCTGCCTCATGGGGCTTGTGTGGCCACCTCtagcccagccctgctctgtgccCACCCTTACTTGGCTTCCAGGGCGAGGGCGATGATGCCAGCAGCCAGGGGTGCCGAGGCAGACGTCCCTGTGTGTGATTCGGTGCATTTCTGTCTGAGGTCAGTCGTCACCTGCAAGGAGGAGTGCTGGGGTAGGAGGTGCTGTGGGTACTGGCCATGTCCAGGATCTGGCTCGGGGGCTTGCACCCCCACAAGGGCCGCAGGAGGCGAGGCAGAGCTGCCGCTCCTGGGGCAGCTCATGAGCTTCCCTCCAGAAGCCCTCAACTCATGAGGCCGAGCCCTGGGAGAGACCTGGAGGGCAGCAGCATGGCAGAGTGgggccagccctgctcccagcactgcagcccaCTCAGGTCCCAGAGGGATGCCCATGGCAGCCACAGCTCACAGCACGTCCCACCCCTGTGAGCCCCCAGCCTGCAGACACCAACAGCCCCAACTCACAATCTGCTTCTCATTCTGGTTGCCGCTGCTGTAGGTGGTGGCAAGGGTGGAGGAGCAGGCCTCGCTGTACCAGGGCACGTTACCATACTGCGTGGTGCTGCTGATGGACAGCGTGTAGATGCTGTTGGTGTAACCGTCACAGTTGCAGCTGTCGTGCTCGCGGCCCCCGTTCCCGGACGCCCAGACGAAGATGGAGCCCAGCCCCCCTCGGCCCTAGCAACAGAGGCAGGGTGAGGGCCAGCGCCAGTGTCACCCgcgctgctgcagggcaggaagccccaggctggagctggggacgTGCGGGTGGTGCCAGCCCCAGGGCTCTTGCAGCCTGAGTGGGAAAGACTGAGCAGATGCAGCTGGGACACTGGGAAACAGCGGGATGCCACCAGTCATGGCCCATGGGCCTGGGCACCCAGCACTGCCATCCCTGACCACCGCCATGCCTACGGAGGGTGCTGGGGCACCTCTGCAGAGGCTACGGGGGCTTCCCCAACAGGCAAGGCACTGAGTGGCAGGAGGCTCTGTCGAAGGAGGGCTTCCAAGAACTGATGTCTTTTTCCACTCGGAAATTACCCAGGCTGACTCTGCCTGTGTGGGATTTGCAGCCGCCTGGCAGCACTGCGGGAGCTCAGCAGAGCAGTCCCAACCGGCTGCTCAGCACCCAAAAGCCACAGCTCCACTCACAGCAtgtgtgacagagctggcaTGGCACAGTGAGGCAGGTTTGCCAGCATGCCTTGCACAGCACACGCGTCTCTCCATGCAGGGATTCCCAGACAGAACAGGGAGCACAGCTAACCACGTGGGGTGCACCACAGCAATGCCAAGGCACAGGCTGCACTGACAGCACATGGGGACAGCGGGCGGAcaggcagaggaagggagggcGAGCAGTTGGCATGAAACCAGGCAGGGACCAGCACAGGGCTttggagagcagggagggacCGTCCCAGCATGGGGCTGCTCAGGAGTCCTCTGAGCAGGGAGGACAGGGCTGCTCAGAAAGGCGAGACAAGTACCCAGCACGGGAGGAGCCCTGACTCAGAGCCATCATGcaggaagaacaggaaaaacCAACAGAGCCTGATCCTGGAGATGGGCTGGAAGACAGCTCATTGCAGAGGAGGGCTGGGACAACAACCAGGGCAGGCAGAACAAGGAAAACCTGGGGGAAGGGGCAGGAGCTCAGCCAGCGCTCCCCCAGCAAACTCTCCTGCTCACCTGGCTGACCCCTCGGAAGAAAGCCTCCTCTGCCAGCCGGGCCGGGCCATCCACAGTCTTGCCATCGTCCTCAGGGCCCCAGCTGGCACTGTAGATGTGGATGTGGTTGGGATTGAGGCCCAGGGAATGGGCCTCCACAGCATCAGTCACCTCCCCATCCAGCATGCGCACGCCTAGGGCCAGAGAGCAGACGTCACGGGCGACGGGATGGGGCAGGGCGGCCGCGTGCCGCAGGGCAATGGTGCCACTGGTGAGAGCCCTCCCATCCACTGCTGTTGCCCCATGCCATGGGCCGTCACAGGACTGCCCTGGCCAGCAGTGCCAAgatccccagcacagcccactCCTCCAGCCGCGAGGCACCCACAGAGCCCAGCGCAGGCTTTGCTTTTGGTGCAGGGCAGGGTGGCACCCACCTCCGATCCTGGCGTTGTAAGCCACGCCAACACCACAGATCCCATTGTTTGCCACAGCAGCGACTTCCCCAGCGCAGCGTGTGCCATGTCTGCAGTCAAAACAGGACCAAGCGTGCTCAGATGAGGCACAAGGAGCACAGGGCTGGGCACCAGCCGCAGCTGGAAGGACCAGCACCCAGGCTGCCTCCCGTCCCTCCTGAACCAGGCAGCTGACAAAGGCCCTGCAGGGTTCCTCTGTCTACTCTCCTGCTCCAGAGCAGGGGGACTGAATGGCCTGGACTGGCACTGGGCAGCCCCAAAGGATGCTGGTTGTGTCAGAAAGGGAGGCAGGGGGTTTCTCTGTGGGGCAGAAGCATGCCACCACCGCTGCACCCTCCTGCAGTCCGTGAgggctggcactgccactgAGTCCCCgctgcagctgggctctgccacCCTCGCCTCTGTCTCCTGCCTCACCTGTTGTCATTCATCTGCGTGTAGCGGGGCTGTGGGTCTGGGTCCTGGTCATTGACATCAAAGCTTGCCCCTGGATCCTGGAAGACAGATCTGGCAGTTAGAGACCATCTACCCCGGCCACCAAGCCCCACCACAGGGGCCATGCCTGTGCTCCATGGCCCTGAGGCTGGGCTGAGCAGGGGGCAGGCTCCACTCCCACCTCCATCGCTTCTTTCCATGTCCCTCCATGGCAGGCACGAGCCCTGCAGCTCCAGGGCTGCACTGAGCAAACGCAGCCACCCAGACAGGCTCCCACAGCACACCACCCTGCAGCATCGCCCCACACTTACATAGTTGCCCTCCAGGTCAGGGTGGTTCTTCTCAATGCCATCATCCAGGATGGAAACCACGATGCCCTTGCCCGTGTAGCCCTGCTCCCAGGCCTGACGCACATTCAGGTCCCGCTGGTTTGTGTTGTACTGCCGAGACAAGTGCTGGCAATAGGAACTGCGCCCAGTCACTGGCACTGCAGCTGGGGTGTGCCTGGACCCCTCCAAGGCCCGGCTGTAAGGGCAGGCAAGAGGCAGCCTTCACCCCTCTCTGCTGTGGCGTGGGATGAGGAAACCCCAGAGGACCCAGGCACAGCCGGCTCAGGAGGGCCACTCCAAAAGGAGGCTGAGCCCCAGACTGCGTTTGGGGCCCATAAACATGGCTCCCTTTGCAGAGATCAGGCTTGTGCCAGAGTTCAACGACACAGAGAGGCACAGGCACGGACCCCATTCCTGGGCCAggcaaagggctgctccccGCTAGTCCAGCCCGAGGCTCTCCCTagccctgccagcaccctggCAAGGAGCC
This DNA window, taken from Haliaeetus albicilla chromosome 12, bHalAlb1.1, whole genome shotgun sequence, encodes the following:
- the FURIN gene encoding furin, with protein sequence MDLRPCSLLLHWTLVVALALLAQEVLAQRIYTNTWAVLVPAGPQEADRLARKHGFLNLGPIFGDYYHFRHSGVVKRSLSPHQPWHSRLAREPQVQWLEQQVAKRRTKRDVFMEPTDPKFPQQWYLYNTNQRDLNVRQAWEQGYTGKGIVVSILDDGIEKNHPDLEGNYDPGASFDVNDQDPDPQPRYTQMNDNRHGTRCAGEVAAVANNGICGVGVAYNARIGGVRMLDGEVTDAVEAHSLGLNPNHIHIYSASWGPEDDGKTVDGPARLAEEAFFRGVSQGRGGLGSIFVWASGNGGREHDSCNCDGYTNSIYTLSISSTTQYGNVPWYSEACSSTLATTYSSGNQNEKQIVTTDLRQKCTESHTGTSASAPLAAGIIALALEANKNLTWRDMQHLVVQTSKPAHLNANDWVTNGVGRKVSHSYGYGLLDAGAMVSLAKNWTTVGPQRKCVIDVLTEPKDIGKRLEVRRKVDACLGKANYISRLEHAQARLTLSYNRRGDLAIHLVSPMGTRSTLLAARPHDFSADGFNDWAFMTTHSWDEDPSGEWVLEIENTSDANNYGTLTKFTLVLYGTATDSPSLSNQLESSGCKTLTPSQTCVVCEEGYYLHQKSCLKRCPPGFAPGVQSTHYNLENSVEPIAPHLCLPCHPSCATCAGPGPNQCLTCPAHSHFSSLDLSCSHQTQSSRASPALADGEGLAKAPPPANLPVLIASLSCILIVVIFVTVFLVLQARSGFSLRGVKVYALDSGIISYKGLPSDIWQEEGPSESDGEEYEAHSERTAFIRDQSAL